A single window of Hemibagrus wyckioides isolate EC202008001 linkage group LG28, SWU_Hwy_1.0, whole genome shotgun sequence DNA harbors:
- the pde9ab gene encoding high affinity cGMP-specific 3',5'-cyclic phosphodiesterase 9A isoform X1, which yields MGSSSSSYAPKTVYLDVDGKVQRVIFSRHCSPCDIRELLCTSSNIARNTAILLVDSEGALISIDPTMPTNTPNNLYKVMPHSSQGGEKEDMFQNVLSQVAEQFSRAFRINELKTEMTNRLAMLEKRVELEGLKVVEIEKCKNDLKKLRDEVTSRGGARVNCNCKYNFTDDGKKLSPRRDVPSYPKYTLSQETIETLKKPTFDVWHWEHNEMLSCLEYMYHDLGLVKEFNMNPITLKRWLLAIQENYRDNPFHNFRHCFCVSQMMYGMIHLCNLQEKLTMTDMCILMTAAVCHDLDHPGYNNTYQINARTELAVRYNDISPLENHHCAVAFQILAMPECNIFANIELESFKQIRQAIITLILATDMARHGEILDSFRQKVDNFDFTNEEHVKCLKMVLIKCCDISNEVRPTEVAEPWVDCLLEEYFMQSDREKSEGLPVAPFMDRDKVTKPTAQIGFIKFVLIPMFETVMKLFPQIEEIMVQPLRDSRDHYEELKQIDDAMSQAQKKKTESMSLGGKKK from the exons ATGGGTTCCAGCTCTTCGTCCTACGCTCCTAAGACCGTCTATCTGGACGTAGATGGAAAAGTTCAGAGG GTCATTTTCAGTCGACACTGCAGTCCGTGCGACATCCGAGAGCTGCTTTGTACGTCGTCCAACATCGCCAG GAACACAGCTATACTTTTAGTAGATTCAGAGGGAGCGCTGATATCTATTGACCCCACCATGCCTACAAACACGCCTAA CAACTTGTATAAAGTAATGCCCCATTCCAGTCAAGGAGGAG AAAAAGAAGACATGTTCCAGAATGTTCTCTCCCAAGTGGCGGAGCAGTTCAGCCG GGCTTTCAGGATAAATGAGCTGAAGACGGAGATGACCAACAGACTGGCCATGCTGGAGAAGAGGGTCGAAC TAGAGGGCCTCAAAGTGGTAGAGATTGAGAAGTGTAAGAATGATCTGAAGAAACTAAGGGATGAGGTGACCTCTAGAGGCGGAGCAAG AGTGAACTGCAACTGCAAGTACAATTTCACAGATGATGGAAAGAAACTCTCTCCCAGACGTGATGTTCCGAGTTATCCAAAG tacacactttCCCAGGAGACTATAGAGACTCTCAAGAAGCCCACCTTTGATGTATGGCACTGGGAGCATAATGAG ATGCTAAGCTGTCTGGAGTACATGTATCATGATCTCGGCCTAGTAAAGGAGTTTAACATGAACCCCATCACCCTTAAGAGGTGGCTG CTGGCAATCCAGGAAAATTACCGTGACAACCCCTTCCATAACTTCCGTCACTGTTTCTGCGTCAGTCAGATGATGTACGGAATGATCCACTTGTGCAACCTCCAG GAGAAGCTGACTATGACTGACATGTGCATCCTGATGACGGCAGCAGTGTGCCACGATCTTGACCATCCAGGATACAACAACAC GTATCAGATTAACGCTCGGACAGAGCTGGCCGTTCGCTATAACGATATCTCCCCCTTGGAGAATCACCACTGTGCAGTGGCCTTCCAGATCCTCGCCATGCCAGAGTGCAACATTTTCGCCAACATCGAACTTGAGTCCTTCAAACAGATACGACAG GCCATCATTACTCTTATTCTAGCCACTGACATGGCCAGACATGGCGAGATACTAGACTCCTTCAGGCAGAAAGTGGACAATTTCGACTTCACCAACGAGGAGCATGTCAAATGT CTGAAGATGGTCTTGATCAAGTGTTGCGATATCTCCAATGAGGTAAGACCAACCGAGGTGGCTGAGCCATGGGTGGACTGCCTGCTAGAGGAGTACTTCATGCAG agtgacagagaaaaGTCGGAAGGTCTTCCTGTTGCTCCTTTTATGGACCGGGACAAAGTAACCAAGCCAACGGCACAAATTGGCTTCATCAAGTTTGTCCTCATCCCAATGTTTGAGACAGTCATGAAG CTTTTCCCTCAAATCGAGGAGATCATGGTGCAGCCGTTGCGAGACTCTCGAGACCACTACGAAGAACTAAAACAGATCGACGATGCCATGTCTCAG GCCCAGAAGAAGAAAACCGAGAGCATGTCATTaggaggaaagaagaaataG
- the pde9ab gene encoding high affinity cGMP-specific 3',5'-cyclic phosphodiesterase 9A isoform X2, giving the protein MGSSSSSYAPKTVYLDVDGKVQRVIFSRHCSPCDIRELLCTSSNIARNTAILLVDSEGALISIDPTMPTNTPNNLYKVMPHSSQGGEKEDMFQNVLSQVAEQFSRAFRINELKTEMTNRLAMLEKRVELEGLKVVEIEKCKNDLKKLRDEVTSRGGARVNCNCKYNFTDDGKKLSPRRDVPSYPKYTLSQETIETLKKPTFDVWHWEHNEMLSCLEYMYHDLGLVKEFNMNPITLKRWLLAIQENYRDNPFHNFRHCFCVSQMMYGMIHLCNLQEKLTMTDMCILMTAAVCHDLDHPGYNNTYQINARTELAVRYNDISPLENHHCAVAFQILAMPECNIFANIELESFKQIRQAIITLILATDMARHGEILDSFRQKVDNFDFTNEEHVKCLKMVLIKCCDISNESDREKSEGLPVAPFMDRDKVTKPTAQIGFIKFVLIPMFETVMKLFPQIEEIMVQPLRDSRDHYEELKQIDDAMSQAQKKKTESMSLGGKKK; this is encoded by the exons ATGGGTTCCAGCTCTTCGTCCTACGCTCCTAAGACCGTCTATCTGGACGTAGATGGAAAAGTTCAGAGG GTCATTTTCAGTCGACACTGCAGTCCGTGCGACATCCGAGAGCTGCTTTGTACGTCGTCCAACATCGCCAG GAACACAGCTATACTTTTAGTAGATTCAGAGGGAGCGCTGATATCTATTGACCCCACCATGCCTACAAACACGCCTAA CAACTTGTATAAAGTAATGCCCCATTCCAGTCAAGGAGGAG AAAAAGAAGACATGTTCCAGAATGTTCTCTCCCAAGTGGCGGAGCAGTTCAGCCG GGCTTTCAGGATAAATGAGCTGAAGACGGAGATGACCAACAGACTGGCCATGCTGGAGAAGAGGGTCGAAC TAGAGGGCCTCAAAGTGGTAGAGATTGAGAAGTGTAAGAATGATCTGAAGAAACTAAGGGATGAGGTGACCTCTAGAGGCGGAGCAAG AGTGAACTGCAACTGCAAGTACAATTTCACAGATGATGGAAAGAAACTCTCTCCCAGACGTGATGTTCCGAGTTATCCAAAG tacacactttCCCAGGAGACTATAGAGACTCTCAAGAAGCCCACCTTTGATGTATGGCACTGGGAGCATAATGAG ATGCTAAGCTGTCTGGAGTACATGTATCATGATCTCGGCCTAGTAAAGGAGTTTAACATGAACCCCATCACCCTTAAGAGGTGGCTG CTGGCAATCCAGGAAAATTACCGTGACAACCCCTTCCATAACTTCCGTCACTGTTTCTGCGTCAGTCAGATGATGTACGGAATGATCCACTTGTGCAACCTCCAG GAGAAGCTGACTATGACTGACATGTGCATCCTGATGACGGCAGCAGTGTGCCACGATCTTGACCATCCAGGATACAACAACAC GTATCAGATTAACGCTCGGACAGAGCTGGCCGTTCGCTATAACGATATCTCCCCCTTGGAGAATCACCACTGTGCAGTGGCCTTCCAGATCCTCGCCATGCCAGAGTGCAACATTTTCGCCAACATCGAACTTGAGTCCTTCAAACAGATACGACAG GCCATCATTACTCTTATTCTAGCCACTGACATGGCCAGACATGGCGAGATACTAGACTCCTTCAGGCAGAAAGTGGACAATTTCGACTTCACCAACGAGGAGCATGTCAAATGT CTGAAGATGGTCTTGATCAAGTGTTGCGATATCTCCAATGAG agtgacagagaaaaGTCGGAAGGTCTTCCTGTTGCTCCTTTTATGGACCGGGACAAAGTAACCAAGCCAACGGCACAAATTGGCTTCATCAAGTTTGTCCTCATCCCAATGTTTGAGACAGTCATGAAG CTTTTCCCTCAAATCGAGGAGATCATGGTGCAGCCGTTGCGAGACTCTCGAGACCACTACGAAGAACTAAAACAGATCGACGATGCCATGTCTCAG GCCCAGAAGAAGAAAACCGAGAGCATGTCATTaggaggaaagaagaaataG